A stretch of Streptococcus chenjunshii DNA encodes these proteins:
- the aroC gene encoding chorismate synthase, giving the protein MRYLTAGESHGPRLTAIIEGVPAGLPLTAEDINLDLKRRQGGYGRGGRMKIESDQVIFTSGVRHGKTTGAPITMDVINKDHQKWLDIMSAEDIEDRLKTKRKITHPRPGHADLVGGMKYRFDDLRNSLERSSARETTMRVAVGAVAKRILAELDIEIANHVVVFGGKEIDVPDGLTVAEIKALAGQSEISVVNQEREEEIKAYIDQIKKEGDTIGGVVETVVGGVPVGLGSYVQWDRKLDSKIAQAVVSINAFKGVEFGLGFKDGYLRGSQVMDEILWTEEEGYTRRTNNLGGFEGGMTNGQPIVVRGVMKPIPTLYKPLMSVDIETHEPYKATVERSDPTALPAAGVVMEAVVATVVANEILEKFSSDNLEELKRAVTEHREYVRRF; this is encoded by the coding sequence ATGAGATATTTAACAGCTGGGGAGTCACACGGTCCGCGTCTGACTGCTATTATTGAGGGTGTTCCTGCCGGTCTGCCTTTAACAGCTGAGGATATTAATCTGGATTTGAAACGCCGGCAAGGCGGCTACGGCCGTGGCGGGCGCATGAAGATTGAAAGTGATCAGGTTATTTTTACCTCAGGTGTCCGTCACGGCAAAACAACCGGGGCGCCGATTACTATGGATGTTATCAATAAAGATCATCAAAAATGGCTGGATATCATGTCAGCTGAGGATATTGAAGACCGTCTTAAGACAAAGCGAAAAATCACCCACCCGCGTCCGGGTCATGCTGATTTGGTTGGCGGTATGAAATATCGTTTCGATGATTTGCGCAATTCTTTGGAACGTTCTTCAGCACGTGAAACAACGATGCGTGTGGCCGTTGGGGCTGTCGCTAAAAGGATTTTGGCAGAACTTGATATTGAAATTGCTAACCATGTCGTTGTTTTTGGCGGGAAAGAAATTGATGTCCCGGACGGATTGACAGTTGCTGAAATCAAAGCGCTTGCCGGTCAGTCCGAAATTTCTGTTGTCAATCAGGAACGGGAAGAAGAAATCAAGGCCTATATAGACCAAATCAAAAAAGAGGGCGATACCATCGGCGGTGTAGTTGAAACGGTAGTTGGCGGAGTTCCCGTCGGGCTTGGTTCCTATGTTCAGTGGGACAGAAAATTAGACAGTAAGATTGCTCAGGCAGTTGTATCGATCAACGCTTTTAAGGGAGTTGAATTCGGTCTTGGTTTCAAAGACGGTTATCTCCGCGGTTCACAGGTAATGGATGAAATCCTGTGGACTGAAGAAGAGGGTTACACTCGCCGGACTAATAATTTAGGCGGTTTTGAAGGCGGTATGACCAACGGGCAGCCTATTGTGGTGCGCGGTGTTATGAAGCCTATTCCAACTCTTTATAAGCCGCTAATGTCTGTCGATATTGAAACGCATGAACCCTACAAGGCAACGGTTGAACGTTCTGATCCCACTGCTTTGCCAGCTGCGGGAGTAGTGATGGAAGCGGTGGTTGCTACAGTTGTAGCCAATGAAATTTTAGAAAAATTCTCTTCTGATAATTTAGAAGAACTGAAAAGAGCAGTAACAGAACACCGGGAATATGTTAGGCGTTTTTAA
- the aroB gene encoding 3-dehydroquinate synthase gives MKLRVNLLNNPYDIVIDRHSLAETGQWARQLWQPQKVALITDNHVGALYAEKVKLSLEDAGFEVVVFDFLEGEASKNLTTVDKAYKFLVQHSLTRSDGIVALGGGVVGDLAGFVASTYMRGLHFLQIPTSLTAQVDSSIGGKTGVNTAFAKNMVGTFAQPDGVLIDPETLKTLGERELIEGMGEVIKYALIADPELWQDLSNMDGSVHSILEHAEMIIYRSCNVKRETVVEDEFDNGRRLYLNFGHTIGHAVEATAGYGQIMHGEAVAIGMVQMARAAAKKGLMPDGLTEDIIAMCQKFGLPVAYEPWETDKLYDVLKHDKKARGKSIKTVIVPELGSAAINQMPLEEMKEYLER, from the coding sequence ATGAAATTGCGGGTAAATCTTTTAAACAACCCTTACGATATTGTTATTGACAGGCATTCTTTGGCCGAAACTGGACAGTGGGCCCGCCAGCTTTGGCAGCCGCAGAAAGTTGCGCTAATTACTGATAATCATGTCGGTGCTCTTTATGCTGAAAAGGTTAAGCTCAGTCTGGAAGATGCCGGTTTTGAAGTGGTTGTTTTTGATTTTTTGGAAGGTGAAGCCAGTAAGAATTTGACAACTGTTGATAAAGCCTATAAATTTTTAGTGCAGCACTCTTTAACACGAAGTGACGGAATTGTGGCTCTTGGAGGAGGAGTTGTTGGTGATTTAGCCGGTTTTGTAGCTTCTACCTATATGCGGGGGCTGCATTTTTTACAAATTCCGACAAGTCTGACGGCTCAGGTAGATTCGTCTATAGGTGGTAAAACAGGGGTTAATACGGCTTTTGCCAAAAATATGGTAGGCACTTTTGCTCAGCCTGACGGTGTCCTAATCGATCCGGAAACCCTTAAGACATTAGGGGAACGCGAGCTGATTGAAGGCATGGGAGAGGTGATTAAGTATGCATTGATTGCTGATCCTGAACTGTGGCAGGATCTTTCAAATATGGACGGTTCGGTTCACTCTATTCTGGAGCATGCTGAAATGATAATCTACCGTTCCTGTAATGTTAAACGCGAAACAGTGGTTGAAGACGAATTTGATAACGGTCGGCGCCTCTACTTAAATTTTGGTCATACAATCGGTCATGCCGTTGAAGCGACAGCAGGCTACGGTCAGATTATGCATGGTGAAGCTGTGGCAATAGGTATGGTACAGATGGCCCGGGCAGCTGCTAAAAAGGGCTTAATGCCTGATGGTCTGACCGAAGATATTATAGCCATGTGCCAAAAATTCGGTCTGCCGGTAGCCTATGAACCTTGGGAAACAGATAAGCTGTATGATGTGCTAAAACATGACAAAAAAGCCCGCGGCAAATCTATTAAAACGGTTATTGTGCCGGAGCTCGGCAGTGCAGCAATCAATCAAATGCCTCTTGAGGAAATGAAAGAATATTTGGAGAGATAA
- a CDS encoding shikimate dehydrogenase, protein MQIDGHTRLAAVVATPIKHSVSPFIHNYAFEKLGINGVYVAWDTRAEDLQETVKNIRRYNMWGINLSMPYKRVVTPYLDELDVSASLFGMVNTIVNRDGKLIGYNTDGSGFFASLPKDFSIAGKVMTVLGGSGAATAISAYAARHGVAKINMFNKEKYLDVTKKRQGKVTEVTGVPVAVFDLADQALIQQKINEADLVVNANAVGMDGITMVVLPETRFKKGQFVADVIYTPFETPFIRLAKSQGIETINGLGMLLYQAAETFRLWTGQEMPTAEIWDELVKKYDI, encoded by the coding sequence ATGCAGATTGATGGGCATACTAGGCTGGCAGCAGTAGTTGCAACTCCTATAAAGCATTCTGTTTCGCCTTTTATTCACAATTATGCTTTTGAAAAATTAGGAATTAACGGCGTCTATGTTGCTTGGGACACTCGGGCAGAAGATTTGCAGGAAACGGTCAAAAATATTCGGCGCTATAATATGTGGGGGATAAATCTCTCAATGCCCTATAAAAGAGTGGTGACTCCCTATCTGGATGAATTGGATGTCAGCGCTTCTTTATTCGGTATGGTCAACACCATCGTCAATCGTGATGGCAAATTAATCGGCTACAATACAGATGGCTCTGGTTTTTTTGCCTCGCTGCCAAAGGATTTCAGCATTGCCGGGAAAGTGATGACCGTATTGGGTGGAAGTGGCGCAGCAACGGCTATTTCTGCTTACGCTGCCAGACATGGTGTTGCTAAAATCAATATGTTTAATAAAGAAAAATACCTTGATGTGACTAAGAAACGCCAAGGGAAAGTAACTGAAGTGACAGGCGTCCCGGTGGCTGTTTTTGATTTAGCGGATCAGGCGCTCATTCAGCAAAAAATTAATGAAGCTGACTTGGTTGTTAACGCTAATGCTGTCGGTATGGACGGTATAACGATGGTCGTGCTGCCTGAAACCCGTTTTAAGAAAGGGCAGTTTGTGGCAGATGTCATTTATACCCCCTTTGAAACTCCTTTTATCAGGCTGGCTAAATCTCAGGGGATAGAGACAATTAATGGTTTGGGAATGCTGCTGTATCAGGCGGCAGAGACCTTTAGGCTGTGGACAGGTCAGGAAATGCCGACAGCTGAAATTTGGGATGAACTTGTAAAAAAGTATGATATCTAG